A portion of the Leptospira kanakyensis genome contains these proteins:
- a CDS encoding alpha/beta fold hydrolase codes for MKLIKYFAQISLLLLISVFAFYSSLRCLRETSSPEDIAPKSGRFVQTNDVKIFIQEMGDPKNPAVVMIHGMGSWSELWKDTMNVLAQNGYYAIAIDVPPFGFSERPEPTELKSIHQAKRVVSIIDSLGLKNVHLLGHSFGGGATLHTALLIPERILSLQLVDIAVSLEEKNESTSSKPSLFERLWNFSILRNRLLEVTATNPHLTKILFSQFVHSSECITEEKVKVIQMPMQLKGTTSFFGNWLGEFIFHSDDNLARDFKQFGQKLTMPIDLLWGDLDTVTPIENAKKIQTSLTNSRLHIISGVGHIPQLESPDSFHKVLLNNLKNIKTND; via the coding sequence ATGAAACTAATTAAATATTTCGCACAAATCTCACTTTTGCTGCTTATTTCGGTTTTTGCCTTCTATTCAAGTTTACGATGTCTTAGAGAAACATCTTCACCCGAAGATATCGCTCCAAAATCCGGAAGATTTGTACAAACCAATGATGTAAAAATCTTCATACAGGAAATGGGGGATCCAAAAAATCCGGCAGTGGTCATGATTCATGGAATGGGATCATGGAGTGAACTTTGGAAAGATACAATGAATGTTTTGGCACAAAATGGATATTATGCGATTGCTATCGATGTACCTCCCTTTGGTTTTTCGGAAAGACCTGAACCTACAGAATTGAAATCGATTCACCAGGCCAAAAGGGTGGTGTCAATCATCGATTCATTAGGATTAAAAAACGTTCATTTACTTGGACATTCTTTTGGTGGTGGTGCCACTCTACATACAGCACTTTTGATTCCAGAACGTATCCTTTCTTTACAATTGGTTGATATCGCTGTTAGCTTGGAAGAAAAGAATGAATCTACTTCTTCCAAACCAAGTTTGTTTGAAAGACTTTGGAACTTTTCAATTTTGCGCAACAGACTCCTTGAAGTAACGGCAACAAATCCTCATTTAACAAAGATATTGTTTAGTCAATTTGTTCATTCCTCTGAATGTATCACCGAGGAAAAGGTAAAGGTGATTCAAATGCCGATGCAACTAAAGGGAACTACTTCTTTTTTCGGAAATTGGTTGGGGGAATTTATTTTCCACTCGGACGATAACCTAGCAAGAGATTTCAAACAATTTGGACAAAAATTAACGATGCCCATAGATTTACTTTGGGGAGATTTAGACACTGTAACGCCGATTGAGAATGCCAAAAAAATCCAGACATCTCTCACAAATTCACGTTTGCATATTATCTCTGGAGTAGGACATATTCCACAATTGGAATCACCAGACAGCTTCCATAAAGTTTTATTAAATAATTTGAAGAATATAAAGACAAATGATTAA
- a CDS encoding group II truncated hemoglobin, whose translation MSENKSNKKNIPTLFEWAGDMTTFEKLFGRFYEKVLKDDLLGDVFKNMSPDHVQHVAHFVAEVFGSEKLYTNLDNGSHSEMIGHHIGKMLTEEKRQRWVHLLLQTADEVGLKSDPEFRSAFVGYIEWRTRLAVINSQLTENPMATSEPMPKWGWGETGGPYQPNEN comes from the coding sequence TTGAGCGAAAACAAATCTAATAAAAAAAATATCCCTACCCTTTTCGAATGGGCAGGCGACATGACAACATTTGAGAAACTATTTGGCAGATTTTATGAAAAGGTTCTCAAAGATGATTTGTTAGGTGATGTGTTCAAAAACATGAGTCCAGACCATGTACAACATGTAGCACATTTTGTTGCTGAAGTTTTTGGTAGTGAGAAACTATATACCAATCTAGACAATGGTAGCCATTCCGAAATGATTGGGCACCACATTGGAAAAATGCTCACAGAAGAGAAAAGGCAGCGCTGGGTTCATTTATTATTACAAACTGCTGATGAAGTTGGTTTAAAAAGCGACCCGGAATTTCGCTCTGCCTTTGTCGGATACATTGAATGGCGAACACGCCTAGCAGTGATCAATTCGCAGCTTACCGAAAATCCAATGGCGACGAGCGAACCAATGCCAAAATGGGGTTGGGGTGAAACAGGTGGACCGTACCAACCAAACGAAAACTGA
- a CDS encoding LEPBI_I2678 family protein, translating into MRNSSQEIQIMGPENSSIYIENEKVGESLILTRSGFPELEKKPTKTIRVEKDGFSPESAEIESSFSLWFWGNILLLPAAPIGFITDYFLGYHKTYRPSAVVLNKLKENPSFKIQNKSASHEKFNQRVTQDKDKNISVSYGNLINVRLTKADESGKEIPGSEFKFAGLPTTNQEAEITSGRYLIQGTFEGDAYTAKARIRYTAKVPGQVIIDVPGGGVGVFCGTYDFEKKGTGIRFLHINEEDTTVFQGLLPRFDFLRRIALSNCKDVFNPQDLKK; encoded by the coding sequence ATGAGAAATTCTTCTCAAGAAATACAAATCATGGGACCAGAAAATAGTTCTATTTATATCGAGAATGAAAAAGTTGGTGAATCACTCATTTTAACAAGGTCTGGATTTCCTGAACTTGAAAAGAAACCAACCAAAACAATCCGAGTGGAAAAAGATGGTTTCAGTCCAGAATCTGCAGAAATCGAATCTTCATTTAGCTTATGGTTTTGGGGAAACATACTTTTACTTCCTGCAGCCCCGATCGGTTTTATCACTGATTACTTCTTAGGTTATCACAAAACTTATAGACCAAGTGCCGTAGTACTGAACAAATTAAAAGAAAATCCAAGTTTTAAAATTCAAAACAAAAGTGCTTCTCATGAAAAATTCAATCAAAGGGTAACACAAGACAAAGACAAAAATATAAGTGTCAGTTATGGAAATTTAATCAATGTTCGATTAACAAAAGCAGATGAATCGGGTAAAGAAATTCCTGGTTCAGAATTCAAATTTGCTGGATTACCAACAACCAATCAAGAAGCGGAAATCACTTCTGGCCGATATTTAATTCAAGGAACTTTTGAAGGAGATGCTTACACTGCGAAAGCTAGAATTAGATATACAGCAAAAGTTCCAGGCCAGGTTATCATTGATGTGCCAGGTGGCGGAGTTGGTGTTTTCTGTGGAACTTACGACTTTGAAAAAAAGGGAACAGGGATTCGATTCCTTCATATCAATGAAGAAGACACTACAGTATTTCAAGGATTACTACCAAGGTTCGATTTTCTTAGAAGAATTGCCTTATCGAATTGTAAGGATGTATTCAATCCACAAGACCTTAAAAAATAA
- a CDS encoding methyl-accepting chemotaxis protein: MSSVTGNYLEKGSMIANTIRISFAIVMLSINIFFMVAIPTTEKTMSLILSTLEFVVLSYGVYTFWLYKQKKFYLKFAYISILLDIIIYASVFAIVVIMSKTPVEKVSIATLPFVMLVLLFVVIYSGFLLSHRLTMTVGYIAIFSLLSYVFLGVIGGAEIKFIATGANQFGIPFIGINTIALICGVHMMSAVVKFMSNSSNEATKSAEEAKQKSEAANLTKQNIQSEAETLNKSVQEMLTFMDSLNSEIQTQVSSVEEISASMEELAASMDSASDFVKSQFTRIDDLNQESSVMDKILSEVYSSTINLAQTTDESKQYSFQVTTAMDSVSSNFEEIKESFQKVEEVNQILRDIADRTNLLALNASIEAARAGEHGRGFAVVAQEVAKLADSAQENASLISKIITQAAKQIVSGNTAASETKEKMGIQDKSFGILVSNLSDLKTKVEKQTSIHKSFLISFQDLFALSKQLEVVASEQKIGTQEMSRALVSIEQSASSLASNTSHLRENVDELSKQSERLAKHI; encoded by the coding sequence ATGTCATCTGTTACCGGGAATTACTTAGAAAAAGGAAGTATGATAGCGAACACGATTCGTATTTCTTTTGCGATTGTGATGTTATCCATCAATATTTTCTTTATGGTAGCAATTCCCACAACGGAAAAAACAATGAGCCTCATTCTATCTACTTTAGAGTTCGTTGTTTTATCGTATGGTGTTTATACGTTCTGGCTCTATAAACAGAAAAAATTCTATTTAAAATTTGCCTACATTTCCATTTTACTCGATATCATCATCTATGCGAGTGTGTTTGCCATTGTGGTCATTATGTCCAAAACACCAGTGGAAAAAGTTTCCATTGCAACCCTTCCATTTGTTATGTTGGTTCTCCTCTTTGTTGTGATTTATTCGGGATTCCTTTTGTCTCACCGACTAACAATGACAGTTGGTTATATTGCAATCTTTAGTTTACTTTCCTATGTTTTTTTGGGTGTTATTGGCGGTGCAGAAATCAAATTCATTGCAACGGGAGCAAATCAATTTGGGATTCCTTTTATTGGGATCAATACCATAGCTTTGATTTGTGGTGTTCACATGATGAGTGCCGTCGTAAAATTTATGTCGAATTCTAGTAATGAGGCAACAAAATCTGCTGAAGAAGCAAAACAAAAATCAGAAGCTGCAAATCTCACAAAACAAAACATCCAGTCGGAAGCAGAGACTTTAAATAAAAGTGTCCAAGAAATGTTAACATTTATGGATTCTTTAAATTCTGAAATCCAAACACAAGTTTCGAGTGTAGAAGAAATCAGCGCCTCTATGGAAGAACTTGCCGCTTCCATGGACAGTGCCAGCGATTTTGTAAAATCACAGTTTACCAGAATTGATGACCTAAACCAAGAAAGTTCGGTGATGGATAAAATTTTGTCTGAGGTCTATTCATCAACGATCAATTTGGCGCAAACTACGGATGAATCCAAACAATATAGTTTTCAAGTTACTACTGCTATGGATTCCGTAAGTTCGAACTTCGAAGAAATCAAAGAAAGTTTTCAAAAAGTGGAAGAGGTAAACCAAATTTTAAGAGACATCGCTGATCGAACCAACTTACTCGCGTTAAATGCTTCGATTGAAGCAGCAAGAGCTGGTGAACATGGAAGAGGGTTCGCTGTAGTAGCTCAGGAAGTGGCAAAACTAGCAGATAGTGCGCAGGAAAATGCTTCCTTAATTTCTAAAATCATTACACAAGCAGCCAAACAGATTGTCAGTGGAAACACTGCTGCCTCCGAAACAAAAGAAAAAATGGGAATCCAGGACAAAAGTTTTGGAATTCTTGTTTCTAACCTATCTGATTTAAAAACCAAAGTGGAAAAACAAACTTCCATTCATAAATCGTTTTTGATTTCTTTCCAAGATTTGTTCGCACTTTCTAAACAATTGGAAGTAGTTGCATCAGAACAAAAAATAGGAACACAAGAAATGTCGAGAGCACTTGTGTCGATCGAACAATCGGCCTCTTCACTTGCATCCAATACTTCCCACTTACGCGAAAATGTGGATGAACTTTCAAAACAATCAGAACGATTGGCCAAACACATTTAA
- a CDS encoding protein adenylyltransferase SelO — MSSFSFPSYPTIESTYTSLPDSFFQYTKPTPVSSPKVLFWNDELAYDFHFSEWAKDKDALAQFFSGSTLREGLNPFAQAYAGHQFGHFTMLGDGRAILIGEILNRSGERFDFQWKGSGRTRYSRNGDGRATVSAMAREYIMSEATFGLQIPTTRSLAVVTTGEPVLREEIQTGAVLTRVAKSHIRVGTFEYAYQALPLNELEVLFRYTAERHAPDVLKQNNPALNFLEFVMKRQVDLVTNWMRVGFIHGVMNTDNMSISGETIDYGPCAFMNGFSAKRVFSSIDVNGRYAYTNQVGIAQWNLGCLANSLLPLIDPNKEKAIELAKAKMSELETWFQESYIRMLGEKIGIPHLTEKDLPLLQNLYQWMQDSEADFTNTFLVLEGVHSPKDSIYNDVRWKDWMKTWQEEKTKKGIRDEDAIALMQKTNPSLIPRNHLVESALTNASQGLTSIAEQLITRSKSPYQRDIGYDYTTEVPMGGDHNYQTFCGT; from the coding sequence ATGTCGTCTTTTTCCTTTCCGTCCTATCCAACTATAGAATCAACCTATACATCCTTACCAGACTCATTTTTTCAATATACAAAACCCACACCTGTCTCCTCTCCAAAGGTATTATTTTGGAATGATGAGTTAGCGTATGATTTTCATTTTTCGGAATGGGCAAAGGATAAAGATGCCTTAGCTCAATTTTTTTCTGGTTCCACTTTACGAGAGGGCCTTAATCCTTTTGCACAAGCGTATGCTGGGCACCAATTTGGTCACTTCACTATGTTAGGTGATGGAAGAGCCATTCTGATAGGAGAGATTCTAAATCGAAGTGGGGAACGTTTTGATTTCCAATGGAAAGGTTCGGGAAGGACTCGCTATTCTCGAAATGGAGACGGTCGTGCCACAGTGAGTGCCATGGCTCGCGAATACATCATGAGTGAGGCTACGTTTGGATTACAAATTCCAACAACTCGAAGTTTGGCTGTGGTAACTACGGGTGAACCTGTCTTAAGAGAAGAAATTCAAACTGGTGCGGTTCTTACTCGTGTGGCGAAAAGTCATATTCGTGTTGGGACTTTTGAATATGCTTACCAAGCGTTACCTCTCAATGAATTGGAGGTTTTGTTTCGTTACACAGCGGAAAGACATGCTCCCGATGTATTGAAACAAAACAACCCAGCCTTAAACTTTTTAGAATTTGTGATGAAGAGACAAGTGGATCTCGTTACAAACTGGATGCGTGTCGGATTTATCCATGGTGTGATGAATACAGATAATATGAGTATCTCTGGCGAAACGATCGATTACGGCCCCTGTGCCTTTATGAATGGATTTTCCGCAAAACGAGTGTTTAGTTCGATTGATGTGAATGGACGTTATGCATACACCAACCAAGTAGGAATCGCACAGTGGAATCTTGGATGTCTTGCCAATTCACTCCTCCCGCTCATTGACCCAAACAAAGAGAAAGCAATTGAATTGGCAAAAGCAAAAATGTCTGAATTGGAAACTTGGTTTCAAGAAAGTTATATCAGAATGCTTGGAGAAAAAATCGGAATCCCTCACCTAACGGAAAAGGATTTGCCACTACTCCAAAATCTTTACCAGTGGATGCAAGATTCTGAAGCCGATTTCACTAATACATTTCTTGTACTAGAAGGTGTTCATTCGCCTAAGGATTCTATATACAATGACGTTCGCTGGAAAGATTGGATGAAAACATGGCAGGAAGAAAAAACGAAAAAGGGAATCCGAGACGAAGATGCCATTGCCTTAATGCAAAAAACCAATCCCAGTCTAATTCCTAGAAACCACTTAGTCGAAAGCGCATTGACAAACGCGTCTCAAGGGCTAACGAGTATTGCGGAACAACTCATCACTAGAAGTAAGTCTCCCTACCAAAGAGATATCGGTTATGATTATACAACGGAAGTTCCTATGGGAGGGGACCACAACTACCAAACGTTTTGTGGAACTTAA
- the eno gene encoding phosphopyruvate hydratase, protein MSTETKIQNVFGRQIWDSRGRPTVEVEVHLTDGNFGSGIAPAGASKGKSEALDLRDNGSLFAGFGVKHAIQNINGEIAENLIGKSVLDQDTNDRILVQLDGTKQKTRLGANALIATSMAMAHAAANSLRIPLWKYLQGNETKDKIYLPLPEIQIFGGGANEPSGLDIQDFMILPFGAKSFSEAMEWTAEIHLAAMSEVKVSKGIQNNEQTIEILIKVIEKAGFSTKPSSKNRIGISLDFAASHLFVGDSYHLKSSHQKFTKEKWFEHILKWIKQFPIDGMEDPFIEEDLESYSLLMKEIGKLDRKIQLVGDDLLTTQIKNIEKANQHNACNTLLCKPNQVGTLTEAKDAFLLANKIGWDTIVSARSGESEDTTICHLALGWGIKQIKVGSFAHAERMAKWNELIRLEERLGKQAVFVGSLFHS, encoded by the coding sequence GTGTCAACGGAAACTAAGATTCAAAATGTCTTTGGGCGCCAAATATGGGACAGTCGAGGCCGTCCTACTGTGGAAGTCGAAGTCCATCTAACAGATGGTAACTTTGGATCAGGGATTGCACCTGCTGGAGCATCAAAAGGAAAATCAGAAGCTCTTGATTTACGGGACAATGGATCCTTGTTTGCAGGTTTTGGTGTCAAACATGCCATTCAAAATATAAACGGTGAAATTGCAGAAAACCTAATTGGGAAATCTGTATTGGATCAGGATACCAATGACAGGATATTAGTTCAACTAGACGGCACCAAACAAAAAACTCGATTGGGAGCCAATGCGCTCATCGCAACATCGATGGCAATGGCACATGCGGCGGCCAATTCCCTTCGTATTCCTTTATGGAAATATTTACAAGGGAATGAAACAAAAGATAAGATCTATTTGCCACTTCCGGAAATACAAATTTTTGGAGGAGGGGCCAATGAACCTTCTGGACTCGACATCCAAGATTTTATGATTTTACCCTTTGGAGCAAAATCATTTTCTGAAGCGATGGAATGGACTGCAGAAATTCATTTGGCTGCTATGAGTGAGGTTAAAGTTTCAAAGGGTATTCAAAATAACGAACAGACCATTGAAATTTTAATTAAGGTGATTGAAAAAGCGGGATTTTCCACAAAACCTTCTTCCAAAAATCGAATCGGAATCAGTTTGGATTTTGCCGCCTCGCATTTGTTTGTTGGAGATAGTTATCATTTAAAATCTTCCCATCAAAAATTCACAAAAGAAAAATGGTTTGAGCACATTCTAAAATGGATCAAACAATTTCCTATAGATGGGATGGAAGACCCTTTTATTGAAGAGGATTTAGAAAGTTATTCTTTGTTAATGAAAGAGATTGGGAAATTGGATCGGAAAATTCAGTTGGTCGGGGATGATTTACTGACGACACAAATTAAAAATATAGAAAAAGCAAACCAACACAATGCATGTAATACTCTGCTTTGTAAACCAAATCAAGTGGGAACATTAACTGAAGCAAAAGATGCATTTCTATTAGCAAATAAAATTGGATGGGATACCATTGTCTCAGCAAGATCAGGAGAATCGGAAGATACAACCATTTGTCATTTAGCTTTGGGTTGGGGGATCAAACAAATTAAAGTGGGTTCGTTTGCACATGCAGAACGAATGGCAAAGTGGAATGAATTGATTCGTCTCGAAGAAAGATTGGGAAAACAAGCTGTGTTTGTTGGTTCCTTATTTCACTCGTAA
- a CDS encoding DUF3995 domain-containing protein produces the protein MILIAITLNILLLFLAAIHVYWGFGGLWPGKTKQELIDLVFGKGNQFPTPFMCLFVAIFLALFSFLPIVWTFRIDLGFNSNLVFGFKLILEIVSLIFFLRGIFGYAPFVTKYWKPIFVYYTKRIYNPLCLFIGLGFLVILIV, from the coding sequence ATGATCCTAATTGCCATCACCTTAAACATCCTCCTCTTATTTCTCGCTGCCATCCATGTCTACTGGGGTTTTGGAGGACTGTGGCCAGGGAAAACCAAACAAGAATTAATTGATTTAGTTTTCGGAAAAGGAAACCAGTTTCCCACTCCATTTATGTGTTTGTTTGTTGCCATTTTTTTGGCTCTGTTTTCCTTCTTACCAATTGTATGGACATTCAGAATTGATCTTGGATTCAACAGCAATCTGGTCTTTGGATTCAAACTTATTTTAGAAATTGTTTCTTTGATTTTTTTCTTACGAGGGATTTTCGGTTATGCTCCGTTTGTCACCAAATACTGGAAGCCGATATTTGTTTATTATACAAAACGAATCTACAATCCACTTTGTCTTTTCATTGGTTTGGGATTTTTAGTGATACTGATTGTGTAA
- a CDS encoding phage tail protein gives MKSNIKEYLKSGFYKGVGLSLGFCATSLFAAAAAMNLFAPGEVISSARINQNFLIAAPEGAVVAFYLNNCPEGWAPADGTNGTPNLRGAFVRGRDDVGTGAAGRDEAGSRAIGNYQEDSFQGHYHQVTGVSSSVMQQNPWDGAGTALVGSASVTVGNPIQGLHGVPRFGNETRPKNIALTYCMRKN, from the coding sequence ATGAAAAGTAATATTAAAGAATATTTAAAAAGTGGTTTTTATAAAGGCGTAGGACTATCGTTAGGTTTTTGTGCAACAAGTTTATTCGCTGCTGCTGCCGCAATGAACCTCTTCGCACCAGGTGAAGTGATCAGCTCTGCTAGAATCAATCAGAATTTTCTAATCGCTGCACCAGAAGGGGCTGTAGTTGCATTTTATTTGAACAATTGCCCTGAAGGTTGGGCTCCAGCAGATGGAACCAATGGAACACCAAATTTACGTGGAGCGTTTGTGAGAGGTAGAGATGATGTTGGAACAGGAGCCGCTGGTAGAGATGAAGCAGGTTCAAGGGCTATTGGTAATTACCAAGAAGATAGTTTCCAAGGACATTACCACCAAGTGACTGGTGTATCTTCCAGTGTTATGCAACAAAACCCGTGGGATGGAGCTGGAACTGCTTTGGTTGGATCAGCTAGTGTAACTGTTGGAAATCCAATACAAGGATTGCATGGGGTTCCTCGATTTGGAAATGAAACCCGTCCGAAAAACATAGCATTAACTTATTGTATGAGAAAAAATTAA
- a CDS encoding dihydrofolate reductase family protein, whose amino-acid sequence MRKVIFAINTSTDGFYGHEGMVADEDLHQYFTDILKNADQILYGRTTYQLMVPFWPDVAKNKSMSKVSNEFAEVFTSLEKILFSRTVTQVDDPNTRLAKKTLSDEVNELKQKPGKDICIGSLSLASQLSEANLIDEYRFVVHPVIAGNGPRLFDTVRLKETFRLDFLGSKNFSSGSIALHYKRQR is encoded by the coding sequence ATGAGAAAGGTTATTTTTGCAATCAATACATCAACAGATGGATTTTATGGCCATGAGGGTATGGTAGCCGATGAAGACTTACACCAATACTTTACCGACATTTTAAAGAATGCAGATCAAATTCTGTATGGGCGAACCACCTACCAACTGATGGTTCCTTTTTGGCCGGATGTGGCAAAAAATAAGTCTATGTCAAAGGTCAGCAACGAGTTTGCAGAAGTATTTACTTCTCTTGAAAAGATCCTTTTCTCCAGAACAGTCACACAAGTAGATGATCCCAACACTAGGTTAGCAAAAAAGACTTTATCGGACGAAGTGAACGAATTAAAACAAAAACCAGGAAAAGACATTTGTATTGGAAGTTTGAGTTTAGCTTCCCAACTTTCTGAAGCCAATTTGATTGATGAGTATCGATTTGTGGTTCATCCAGTGATCGCAGGAAATGGGCCTAGATTATTCGATACAGTCAGATTAAAAGAGACCTTTCGGTTAGACTTTTTAGGTTCAAAAAATTTTTCTTCTGGTTCTATCGCCCTTCATTATAAAAGACAAAGGTAA